One region of Marinitoga hydrogenitolerans DSM 16785 genomic DNA includes:
- a CDS encoding serine hydrolase domain-containing protein — translation MNYKKEIWNNVDRIINSGIKEKVYPGGTILVGNPENILYSKSYGTIDEKKKTTLDTIYDLASLTKVLATTIAIMKLLSEGYFHLNDTLENFGFKDDKKDITIFNLLTHTSGLPAYSELWKDYNGKTLYNKILETDPENMPDQKIVYSCINFILLMHIIEKITEKKFNDYIESIYRDYEIKNLFFKPYEKISLKIAPTSIRNGNRLIGKPDDELAYYLGGISGNAGLFGNANEIYTLLSHLIKGKIIPKNFFNLFTTTTINIDNIKKHIGWMAPNPGSSAGDILNMYDDAYGHTGFTGTSIWGYRDLFVIFLTNRTYYERFGKNLKKINRIRILLHNVIFGGLL, via the coding sequence ATGAATTATAAAAAAGAAATATGGAATAACGTTGATAGAATTATTAATTCCGGAATAAAAGAAAAAGTTTATCCTGGCGGAACTATATTAGTTGGAAATCCTGAAAACATCTTATATTCAAAATCATATGGGACCATTGACGAAAAGAAAAAAACAACATTAGATACCATTTATGATTTAGCCAGCTTAACCAAAGTTTTAGCAACAACAATTGCAATAATGAAACTATTATCAGAAGGATATTTTCATTTAAATGATACGTTAGAAAATTTTGGGTTCAAAGATGATAAAAAGGATATTACAATATTTAACTTATTAACTCATACATCTGGACTACCTGCATATAGCGAATTATGGAAGGATTATAATGGCAAAACGCTTTATAATAAAATTTTAGAAACAGATCCCGAAAATATGCCTGATCAAAAAATAGTTTATTCTTGTATAAATTTTATACTTCTTATGCACATAATAGAAAAAATAACAGAAAAAAAGTTTAATGATTACATTGAATCAATATACAGGGATTATGAAATAAAAAATCTTTTTTTCAAACCTTATGAAAAAATATCTTTAAAAATAGCTCCAACATCGATTCGTAATGGAAATAGATTAATAGGAAAACCTGATGATGAATTAGCCTATTACCTTGGAGGAATTAGTGGAAATGCTGGATTATTTGGGAATGCGAATGAAATATATACTCTTCTTTCACATTTAATAAAAGGAAAAATAATTCCAAAAAACTTTTTCAACTTATTTACAACTACAACTATTAATATAGATAATATAAAGAAGCATATTGGCTGGATGGCACCTAATCCTGGAAGTAGCGCTGGTGATATTTTAAATATGTATGATGACGCATACGGACATACTGGATTTACGGGAACTAGCATATGGGGATATAGAGATTTATTTGTTATTTTTCTTACTAATAGAACATATTACGAAAGATTTGGAAAAAATCTTAAAAAAATAAATAGAATAAGAATATTATTACATAATGTGATTTTTGGAGGACTATTATAA
- a CDS encoding class II glutamine amidotransferase, with amino-acid sequence MVGFSFNEIRESSFLFEHLKQMSKSGIESPHSHGWGMAIKYNDKEIIFHKSINPIYNEKRINIEGYIGIMHSRKASPKLEKTFLQLHPYFIKDTFFCHNGTIYMDQINNVFGTDSFEYFKYINDFSNEDELKRKIKLFSEKNKYTGINFLMIKNDKLYAFCKYKKEKEYYTMWYSEKNGVIISSEKLDDSFQPFENGMFLIAFNGEIIKKCN; translated from the coding sequence ATGGTAGGTTTTTCGTTTAATGAAATAAGAGAAAGTAGTTTTTTATTTGAACATTTAAAACAAATGTCGAAAAGTGGAATAGAATCACCACATTCACATGGTTGGGGTATGGCGATAAAGTATAATGATAAAGAAATTATATTTCATAAATCAATAAATCCAATTTATAATGAAAAAAGAATAAACATAGAAGGATATATAGGTATAATGCATTCAAGAAAAGCCTCACCAAAATTAGAAAAAACATTTCTTCAATTACACCCATATTTTATAAAAGATACTTTCTTTTGTCATAATGGAACAATATATATGGATCAAATTAATAATGTTTTTGGTACAGATAGTTTTGAATATTTTAAATACATCAACGATTTTTCTAATGAAGATGAATTAAAAAGAAAAATAAAATTATTTTCTGAAAAAAATAAATATACTGGAATTAATTTTTTAATGATTAAAAATGATAAACTTTATGCTTTTTGCAAGTATAAAAAAGAAAAAGAATATTATACAATGTGGTATTCAGAAAAAAATGGGGTTATAATATCATCAGAAAAATTAGATGATTCTTTTCAACCGTTTGAAAATGGAATGTTTTTAATAGCATTTAATGGAGAAATAATAAAAAAGTGTAATTAG
- a CDS encoding D-alanyl-D-alanine carboxypeptidase/D-alanyl-D-alanine-endopeptidase translates to MKKIIISILLIINVFIYANNDINSIIDNFHGFVGIYAKEFNTNKILISTNVTKNFTPASVTKLFTLFSAYEILGLDYTYKTKFYYENGDFEVKGSGDPTLYPADLHNIIKTLVEENNITEINNIIIDDRLFDKKEFFGKGWMWDDANPFINAFTIKNIRPGNLSPEDINEYMFNIIKKSFEDLNVKVNGELKMKYISSKKVPFYIHKSKTLYEILQYMVKNSDNEIAEHIFRTVGTKFLKKGTINNSIAALINLTKKLFNYGINDFTIVDGPGLSRYNLVSPDLVVQMLEFMYKKYGDKFLNILSYSKADGTINGRFNFDVWAKTGTMTGISGIAGFLKNKNGKIIVFSLFENNYLKAKVDAKSFENRILEFLYNYSE, encoded by the coding sequence ATGAAAAAAATAATTATTAGTATATTATTAATTATAAACGTATTCATTTATGCAAATAACGATATAAACTCTATAATCGATAATTTTCACGGTTTTGTTGGGATTTATGCGAAAGAGTTTAACACCAATAAAATTTTAATTTCTACAAATGTCACTAAAAATTTTACACCAGCTTCTGTCACTAAATTATTTACATTATTCTCAGCATATGAAATTTTAGGCCTGGATTATACATATAAAACAAAATTTTATTATGAAAATGGAGATTTTGAAGTCAAAGGTAGTGGTGATCCAACTCTTTATCCAGCAGATTTACATAATATAATAAAAACACTTGTGGAAGAAAATAATATAACAGAAATAAACAACATTATAATAGATGATAGACTATTTGACAAAAAAGAATTCTTTGGAAAAGGCTGGATGTGGGATGATGCTAATCCATTCATAAACGCATTTACCATAAAAAATATTCGCCCTGGCAATTTATCTCCAGAAGATATTAATGAGTACATGTTTAATATTATAAAAAAATCATTTGAGGATCTTAATGTTAAAGTTAATGGTGAGCTAAAAATGAAATATATATCTTCTAAAAAAGTTCCGTTTTATATACATAAATCAAAAACTTTATATGAAATTTTACAGTATATGGTCAAAAATAGCGATAATGAAATTGCAGAACATATTTTTAGAACAGTTGGAACAAAGTTTCTAAAAAAAGGAACAATAAATAATTCTATAGCAGCTTTAATAAACCTTACAAAAAAACTTTTTAATTATGGTATAAATGATTTTACAATAGTAGATGGACCGGGATTATCAAGATATAACCTTGTTTCACCAGATTTAGTTGTTCAAATGTTAGAGTTTATGTATAAAAAATACGGTGATAAATTTTTAAACATTCTTTCATATTCAAAAGCCGATGGAACAATAAATGGAAGATTTAATTTCGACGTTTGGGCAAAAACAGGAACAATGACAGGTATTTCAGGTATAGCTGGTTTTTTGAAAAATAAAAATGGGAAAATTATAGTGTTTTCTTTATTTGAAAATAATTACTTAAAAGCAAAAGTAGATGCAAAGTCATTTGAAAATAGAATTTTAGAATTTTTATATAATTATTCAGAATAA
- the nagZ gene encoding beta-N-acetylhexosaminidase — translation MNNSFKLILMGVITITQFINNMSLKEKIGELFLFGFDGTEYNNKIQELIDYGANNFILFSRNVKNKKQVKKLIKDIKAHTKEIPPFIAIDQEGGMVARIRDIFVPPNMMVLGALNNPDLTYKVGYFSGKSLKELGINMNFSPVLDVNSNPYNPIIGVRSFWNDEKIVAQNGIDYFRGLLNGGVIPVGKHFPGHGDTEVDSHKNLPIINKSKEQYEKEDIYPFKEAIKHGIPAIMTAHILLPFWDNKPATLSKKIISYLRNDLNFKGVIISDDLLMGAVAKEKDVCEVVKESLLAGVNMFIIWKDIDIQKKAIDYIMNEVKKGNISEEIIDNSLEKIISLKLKYANMEFKDPNLSEEELENKISKGIAVYKGNFRIEKNKKYLIFFPTSLNYTRVQERAYLNEYISKYFDKNNIEYKIKKYNISSSPYRYKNYIKKTKEYDGIIFFTIDVVINKYVSQLADLVIEQNKNNLIVAIQSPYDYLFLKNKNNVSSYIMTYDWNEYFAKSLFEYLYNNKKILFGNSILK, via the coding sequence ATGAATAACAGTTTCAAATTAATTTTAATGGGGGTTATAACCATTACACAATTTATTAATAATATGTCTTTAAAAGAAAAAATAGGAGAATTATTCCTTTTTGGATTTGATGGAACAGAATATAATAATAAAATTCAAGAATTAATAGATTATGGTGCAAATAACTTTATTCTTTTTTCAAGAAACGTGAAAAATAAAAAACAGGTAAAGAAATTGATAAAAGATATAAAAGCACATACTAAAGAAATACCACCTTTTATTGCCATTGATCAAGAAGGAGGTATGGTAGCGAGAATTAGAGATATTTTCGTACCTCCTAATATGATGGTTTTAGGTGCATTAAATAATCCTGATTTAACTTATAAAGTTGGATATTTTTCTGGAAAATCATTAAAAGAATTAGGAATTAATATGAATTTTTCTCCAGTCTTAGATGTGAATTCAAATCCATATAATCCAATTATAGGTGTAAGATCTTTTTGGAATGATGAAAAGATAGTTGCTCAAAATGGAATTGATTATTTTAGAGGCCTATTAAACGGTGGAGTAATACCTGTAGGTAAACATTTCCCTGGTCACGGTGATACAGAAGTTGATTCACATAAAAATCTTCCTATTATAAATAAATCAAAAGAACAATATGAAAAAGAAGATATATATCCATTTAAGGAAGCTATAAAACATGGTATTCCAGCAATAATGACAGCTCATATACTTCTACCTTTTTGGGACAATAAACCTGCAACATTGTCAAAAAAAATTATATCCTATTTAAGAAATGATTTAAATTTTAAGGGTGTAATTATTAGTGATGATCTTTTAATGGGTGCAGTTGCAAAAGAGAAAGATGTTTGTGAAGTTGTAAAAGAGAGTTTATTAGCTGGAGTTAATATGTTTATTATCTGGAAAGATATTGATATTCAGAAAAAAGCAATTGATTATATAATGAATGAAGTAAAGAAAGGAAATATTAGTGAAGAAATAATAGATAATTCATTAGAAAAAATTATATCCTTAAAGTTAAAATATGCTAATATGGAATTTAAAGACCCAAATTTATCTGAAGAAGAATTAGAAAACAAAATTAGTAAAGGTATAGCTGTTTATAAAGGAAATTTTAGAATAGAAAAAAATAAAAAATATTTAATATTCTTCCCAACTTCATTAAATTATACTAGGGTTCAGGAAAGAGCCTATTTAAATGAATATATATCAAAATATTTTGATAAAAATAATATCGAATATAAAATTAAAAAATATAATATATCTTCATCACCATATAGATATAAAAATTACATAAAAAAAACTAAAGAATATGATGGCATAATATTTTTTACAATTGATGTTGTAATAAATAAGTATGTTTCTCAATTAGCAGATTTGGTAATTGAACAGAATAAAAATAATTTAATAGTTGCTATACAATCACCATACGATTACCTATTTTTAAAAAATAAAAACAATGTGAGTTCATATATTATGACATATGATTGGAATGAATATTTTGCGAAATCGCTTTTTGAATATTTATATAATAATAAAAAAATATTATTTGGAAATAGCATTTTAAAATGA
- a CDS encoding carbohydrate ABC transporter permease, protein MIIKKDYKYKIKRTLAYILLIFLVFTTLFPLYIMLSTSVKSEGNILPTWDSLIPKKITFQNYIDVWKSSNFNRYFLNSVIVTFSVTILNIILDSIVAFALSRKKFKGANLVLIIILGTMMIPPQVLMIPLFILIKKLGMYNTYWALILPFAVQGFGIFLMKQYFDGLPMSLDEAARIDGASDLNILFKILMPISRPAIAVLGINTFLTTWNSFLYPLIFTNTDNMRTLPIGIAYFNTLHGVDYVHLMAGSSIATIPVIIVFLAFQKQIISGLVGGAIKE, encoded by the coding sequence ATGATTATAAAAAAAGATTATAAATATAAGATTAAAAGAACCCTGGCATATATACTGCTGATATTTCTAGTTTTTACCACACTTTTTCCGTTATATATAATGCTTTCTACATCAGTAAAATCAGAAGGTAATATACTTCCAACATGGGATAGTTTAATACCAAAAAAAATAACTTTCCAAAATTATATTGATGTATGGAAAAGCTCTAATTTTAATAGATATTTCTTAAACAGCGTTATTGTAACTTTTTCTGTAACAATTTTAAATATAATTTTAGATTCTATTGTAGCCTTTGCGTTATCGAGAAAGAAATTTAAAGGAGCAAATCTAGTATTAATAATTATTTTAGGAACTATGATGATTCCACCTCAGGTTCTAATGATTCCTTTATTTATACTAATAAAAAAATTAGGGATGTATAACACGTATTGGGCACTTATTTTACCTTTTGCAGTTCAAGGTTTTGGAATATTTTTAATGAAACAATATTTTGATGGCTTACCAATGTCTTTAGATGAAGCTGCAAGAATTGATGGTGCAAGTGATCTCAATATATTATTTAAAATATTAATGCCTATTTCCAGACCAGCTATAGCTGTTCTGGGAATAAACACCTTTTTAACCACGTGGAACTCATTCCTATATCCTTTAATATTTACTAATACTGATAATATGAGAACATTACCAATAGGTATTGCATATTTTAATACACTTCATGGTGTAGATTATGTCCATCTAATGGCTGGATCAAGTATAGCCACAATACCTGTTATCATTGTATTTTTAGCTTTCCAGAAACAGATTATTTCAGGGCTTGTTGGAGGTGCTATTAAAGAATGA
- a CDS encoding GntR family transcriptional regulator translates to MDSIDRNSPIPLYYQIKEQLKNYIELNKLPAHTLLPTEDELSKKYSVSRLTVRNAMKELINEGIIYRIQGKGTFVSEKKLITDLTSLKGFNDEMESIGKKTKAKVLFNGFILPDAKVVKIFKLKKNQKVLLLSRIRFEGNIPRAIENAYLNISAYPELIEIKEKDMSNLSLYKLLKDKFQIFPTHAKEEIEIIHANKKISKILNIKENDCVLSIIRLTSSQDNIPFEYVESKYKKDNFKLRITLEAK, encoded by the coding sequence ATGGATAGTATAGATAGAAACAGTCCAATACCATTGTATTATCAGATCAAAGAACAACTAAAAAATTATATTGAATTGAACAAATTGCCAGCACATACACTATTACCAACTGAAGATGAACTTTCAAAAAAATATAGTGTGAGTAGATTAACTGTAAGGAATGCAATGAAAGAATTAATAAATGAAGGAATTATTTATAGAATTCAAGGAAAAGGAACATTTGTTTCAGAAAAAAAACTTATTACTGATTTGACATCTTTAAAGGGTTTTAATGATGAAATGGAAAGCATAGGTAAAAAAACAAAGGCGAAAGTCCTTTTCAATGGTTTTATATTACCTGATGCCAAAGTAGTGAAAATATTTAAATTAAAGAAAAATCAAAAAGTCTTACTTCTTTCAAGAATTAGATTTGAAGGTAATATTCCTCGAGCTATAGAAAATGCTTATCTTAATATATCTGCTTATCCTGAACTCATAGAAATAAAAGAAAAAGATATGTCAAATCTTTCCTTATATAAATTGTTAAAAGATAAATTTCAAATTTTCCCAACACATGCAAAAGAAGAAATTGAAATTATTCATGCAAATAAAAAAATCTCAAAAATTCTTAATATAAAAGAAAATGATTGTGTTTTATCTATCATACGTTTAACCAGCAGTCAGGATAATATTCCTTTTGAGTATGTTGAATCAAAATATAAAAAAGATAATTTTAAATTAAGGATTACATTAGAGGCGAAATGA
- a CDS encoding carbohydrate ABC transporter permease has protein sequence MKKRSLKEKLKILLLISPWLISFLIFKLYPIIYSFYLSFTRYNPIRNKPPIFVGLRNYEKILNDSIFATALKNTVLFVIITVPLTTIIALFIANLLVSNLNIRKKQFFQSSYFMPVVTSMVVIATIFSFLYSPNGYLTALIKFLGADIKFGRGILADPKYALYAIMLMDVWASFGYYTILFLAGLQSIDEQIYEAAAIDGAKGFILFRKITFPLISPMLLFVLVINTIRSFQIFIEVYVMTQGGPLRSTTTVVYYLYETGFHKMKMGYASAMAYVLFLIILFFTIIQKLVVRDKR, from the coding sequence ATGAAAAAAAGAAGTTTGAAAGAAAAATTAAAAATCCTTTTATTGATTTCACCGTGGTTAATCTCATTCTTGATATTTAAACTATATCCTATAATTTATTCATTTTATTTATCTTTTACAAGATATAATCCTATACGAAATAAACCTCCTATATTTGTCGGATTGAGAAACTATGAAAAAATACTAAATGATTCTATATTTGCAACAGCTTTAAAAAATACAGTTTTATTTGTTATAATAACAGTTCCTTTAACTACTATAATAGCATTATTTATAGCTAACCTATTAGTAAGTAATCTAAATATAAGAAAAAAACAGTTTTTTCAATCAAGTTATTTTATGCCTGTTGTAACTTCAATGGTAGTAATAGCTACTATTTTTTCTTTTTTATACTCTCCAAACGGTTATTTAACAGCACTTATAAAATTCCTTGGAGCGGATATAAAATTCGGAAGAGGAATACTCGCCGATCCTAAATATGCGTTATACGCAATAATGCTAATGGATGTTTGGGCAAGTTTTGGTTATTATACAATATTATTTTTAGCTGGTTTACAATCAATAGATGAACAAATATATGAAGCTGCTGCAATTGATGGAGCAAAAGGTTTTATATTATTCAGAAAAATCACTTTCCCTTTAATTTCTCCAATGCTTCTATTTGTATTGGTTATAAATACAATTCGTTCATTCCAAATATTCATTGAAGTATATGTTATGACACAGGGAGGACCTCTGAGATCAACTACAACAGTTGTTTACTATCTTTATGAAACTGGATTTCATAAAATGAAAATGGGTTATGCATCTGCAATGGCTTATGTGTTATTTTTAATTATTTTGTTCTTCACAATTATTCAAAAGCTCGTTGTTAGAGATAAGAGGTGA
- a CDS encoding sugar ABC transporter substrate-binding protein, which produces MKKLTILLVLVLLVSSFVQAKVTLKFWNFWSDNWIGPMIEDFMKENPDIEVQIERLTWSDGFNKIVTAFAAGDTPDVLELGSTWVSQFAADGALKEVDVSDIVDQYNMWDPVIYKGKYYGYPWVLSTRILFYNKDLFKKAGLDPELPPRTWKELYDAAEKISSLDDDIFGFGIKVGGYTTWQTFLPFAWSNGGNVLSDDWKKAAVDSAEFINALKYVQSLTHFSMIDSNLNVRQAFMQGKVGIILDDIGKIKTFAKDAPELNFGYSLFVRPDKLWSKPIQFGGAEVIVIPANTKYPEAAEKLARYIVSKKASMAISSRIPTLVPADKSVKDDDFYKKQTGFDVIIKQLQFTKTPPAHPKWIDIQEVLTQYITEVYNGTMNAEIAMKDAAEEINIILEEFEEEYGE; this is translated from the coding sequence ATGAAGAAGTTAACTATTTTACTTGTATTGGTATTGTTAGTAAGTTCATTTGTTCAAGCTAAAGTTACTTTAAAGTTCTGGAATTTTTGGTCTGATAACTGGATTGGTCCTATGATTGAAGATTTTATGAAAGAAAATCCTGATATTGAAGTTCAAATTGAACGTTTAACATGGTCCGACGGGTTTAATAAAATTGTTACAGCATTTGCGGCCGGAGATACACCAGATGTTCTTGAATTAGGTTCAACATGGGTATCACAATTTGCAGCTGATGGAGCATTAAAAGAAGTTGATGTTTCAGATATAGTAGATCAATACAATATGTGGGATCCTGTTATTTATAAAGGGAAATATTATGGATACCCATGGGTATTATCAACAAGAATTTTATTCTATAACAAAGATTTATTCAAAAAAGCCGGATTAGATCCAGAATTACCTCCACGAACCTGGAAAGAATTATATGACGCTGCAGAAAAAATATCATCCCTTGATGATGACATTTTCGGTTTTGGCATTAAAGTTGGAGGATATACAACATGGCAAACTTTCTTACCTTTTGCATGGTCGAATGGCGGAAACGTATTAAGTGATGATTGGAAAAAAGCTGCTGTAGATTCTGCTGAATTTATAAATGCTTTAAAATACGTTCAAAGTCTTACTCACTTCTCAATGATTGATTCTAATTTAAACGTAAGACAAGCATTTATGCAAGGAAAAGTTGGTATTATTCTAGATGATATTGGTAAGATAAAAACATTTGCTAAAGACGCTCCTGAGTTAAACTTTGGTTATTCCTTATTTGTAAGACCTGATAAATTATGGTCAAAACCTATTCAATTTGGTGGAGCAGAAGTTATTGTTATACCAGCAAATACTAAGTATCCAGAGGCTGCAGAAAAATTAGCAAGATATATAGTCTCTAAAAAAGCATCTATGGCTATATCTTCAAGAATTCCTACTCTTGTCCCAGCTGATAAAAGTGTTAAAGATGATGATTTTTATAAAAAACAAACAGGATTTGATGTCATAATTAAACAATTACAATTTACCAAAACACCACCAGCACATCCAAAATGGATAGATATTCAAGAAGTTTTAACTCAATATATTACAGAGGTTTATAACGGAACCATGAATGCTGAAATAGCTATGAAAGACGCTGCAGAAGAAATAAACATTATTTTAGAAGAATTTGAAGAAGAATATGGTGAATAA
- a CDS encoding L,D-transpeptidase, with protein MDNYNYEKINSFGLKRKIGAFEIYEPFFRDIKLNDFGNDIWRLKFLFSKLLYFSGKGSKFKIDQVADENFFKSINEFKKDWNIDEGNIGIKTIKKILDLTNENFIFLIEVILPDNRAKLGTLKLYNMESKLLYSCGARGHGQHDIETSISQKMVNGDTPIGIYLSSYESGILKNDPEKFGYNGVFRLWYPLYGYATNIYKINRDGILIHGGTEKKELRKTHGCIVIHNNDQKNIQKIMIEKIKHPYLMPTYYIEFYTGIVMVKRTTSEKD; from the coding sequence ATGGATAATTATAATTATGAAAAAATTAATTCTTTTGGTTTAAAAAGGAAAATTGGAGCTTTTGAAATATATGAACCATTTTTTAGAGATATAAAATTAAATGATTTTGGAAATGATATATGGAGATTAAAATTTTTATTTTCAAAATTGCTGTATTTCTCTGGAAAGGGTTCGAAATTCAAGATTGATCAAGTTGCTGATGAAAATTTTTTTAAAAGTATAAACGAATTCAAAAAAGATTGGAATATCGATGAAGGCAATATAGGTATTAAAACAATTAAAAAGATTTTAGATCTCACAAATGAAAATTTTATATTTTTAATTGAAGTTATATTACCAGATAATAGAGCAAAATTGGGAACTTTAAAATTATATAACATGGAAAGCAAATTACTATATTCATGTGGCGCAAGAGGACATGGTCAGCATGACATAGAAACTTCAATAAGCCAAAAAATGGTTAACGGCGATACACCAATAGGTATTTATTTGTCATCTTATGAATCTGGTATTTTAAAAAACGATCCTGAAAAATTTGGATATAATGGTGTTTTTAGATTATGGTATCCGTTATATGGATATGCAACTAATATATACAAAATAAACAGAGATGGGATATTAATACATGGTGGAACTGAAAAGAAAGAATTGAGAAAAACGCATGGTTGTATTGTAATTCATAATAATGATCAAAAAAATATTCAAAAAATAATGATAGAGAAAATAAAACATCCCTATCTTATGCCTACTTATTATATAGAATTTTATACAGGAATTGTAATGGTTAAAAGAACAACTTCAGAAAAAGATTAA
- the lysA gene encoding diaminopimelate decarboxylase has translation MKELLENINEKFGTPAYVYFEEEIEKRINKMWNIFKDINLTPTFAVKANNNPNILKLLNKYDFGADIVTIGEYKAAELAGIPKEKIVWNGNGKSKEEIQFLNKKIKYVNIDSFEEMRFWQENNNEEIEFFLRVNPDINAKTHPHISTGLKKNKFGIPIHMVEKVLKNFPDKRIKGLHFHIGSQITEIEPFVKTFEIAKQFSEKYNFRKINIGGGWGINYVGKELDLDKYKKKVIPLLKRYDEVILELGRFIIAPAGILLLKVVQIKETENKTFIVTNGGMNDLIRPALYNSYHEPVFLNPTENKKLADIVGPLCESGDKLVWDKILPIPELNSLIYLKNSGAYGYSMSNNYNSALKPAEILVTKNHETKLIRKRESYDDLYKNIIIDG, from the coding sequence GTGAAAGAACTTTTAGAAAACATAAATGAAAAATTCGGAACTCCTGCATACGTATACTTTGAAGAAGAAATAGAAAAAAGGATAAATAAAATGTGGAATATATTTAAAGATATAAATTTAACTCCAACATTTGCTGTTAAAGCTAACAATAATCCAAATATTTTAAAACTTCTTAATAAATATGATTTTGGAGCAGATATTGTTACAATAGGTGAATATAAAGCTGCTGAATTAGCTGGAATTCCAAAAGAAAAAATCGTTTGGAATGGAAATGGAAAAAGTAAAGAAGAAATACAATTTTTAAATAAGAAAATAAAATACGTTAATATAGACTCTTTTGAAGAAATGCGATTCTGGCAAGAAAATAATAATGAAGAAATTGAATTTTTTTTAAGAGTTAATCCTGATATAAATGCTAAAACGCATCCACATATTTCTACTGGATTGAAAAAAAATAAATTTGGAATTCCTATTCATATGGTTGAAAAAGTATTAAAGAACTTTCCTGACAAAAGAATAAAAGGATTACACTTTCATATCGGATCTCAAATTACAGAAATAGAACCTTTTGTTAAAACATTTGAAATAGCCAAACAATTTTCTGAAAAATATAATTTTAGAAAAATAAATATCGGTGGCGGTTGGGGAATAAACTATGTTGGTAAAGAATTAGATTTAGATAAATATAAAAAAAAGGTAATTCCTTTATTAAAGAGATATGATGAAGTAATCTTAGAATTAGGAAGATTTATAATAGCTCCCGCGGGTATTTTATTATTAAAAGTCGTTCAAATCAAAGAAACTGAAAATAAAACATTTATAGTAACTAATGGTGGAATGAACGATTTAATAAGACCTGCTTTATACAATTCCTATCATGAACCTGTTTTTTTAAACCCAACAGAAAATAAAAAGTTGGCAGATATTGTAGGACCTTTATGCGAATCTGGAGATAAACTGGTATGGGATAAAATATTACCAATTCCAGAATTAAATTCTTTAATATATTTAAAAAACTCTGGTGCTTATGGTTATTCAATGTCAAATAATTATAATTCTGCTTTAAAACCCGCTGAAATACTTGTTACTAAAAATCATGAGACAAAATTAATAAGAAAAAGAGAAAGTTATGATGATTTATACAAAAATATAATTATTGATGGGTGA